In the Rhizobium sp. N324 genome, one interval contains:
- the icmH gene encoding type IVB secretion system protein IcmH/DotU produces the protein MMVIEETMPKSQPLVLLHAEEQLAVPSPSSPVADELTWEMLALDRLNPLVAAAAALLGLSAQLKSSASHIDVEALRLRVLREIDAFERRITPLGLPSRAIKVCKYALCATIDDIVLNTAWGSNSVWTTRSLVGSLFSDTWGGERFFDLLTQLKNEPAINIELLELLYYCMRLGFEGRYRVTAGGAAELSVLCEDVYRLIRAARGDFERELSPHWRRNSNNPKPRRTIVPIWAVVAFGAGLLLSIYTGLLHALNARADAVFNDIATLPPNGVVRSARIALPPKVVMSSDRLRNFLEPEIREGLVTVSEDPQQIVVIIRASGMFDSASPEVKKMFLPLLLRIGRSLNGESGSVLLTGHTDAIPVQSLAFPSNDSLSLARASAAAEIIKSMMDDPGRVREEGRGSGEPVASNHTPEGRARNRRIQIIITKTQ, from the coding sequence ATGATGGTGATTGAGGAAACGATGCCAAAATCCCAGCCACTCGTCCTCCTTCACGCCGAGGAGCAGTTGGCTGTCCCTTCGCCGTCATCGCCAGTGGCGGACGAACTTACCTGGGAGATGCTTGCGCTCGACCGACTTAATCCACTGGTCGCGGCCGCGGCGGCGCTGCTGGGTCTCAGCGCTCAGCTCAAGAGCAGTGCTAGCCATATCGACGTTGAAGCACTGCGCCTTAGGGTGCTGCGGGAGATCGATGCTTTTGAGCGTCGGATCACGCCGCTCGGATTGCCCTCGCGAGCGATCAAGGTCTGCAAATACGCCCTCTGCGCGACCATCGATGACATCGTTCTGAACACAGCCTGGGGCAGCAACAGCGTCTGGACGACGCGCAGCTTGGTGGGATCGCTGTTCAGCGATACCTGGGGCGGCGAGCGCTTCTTCGATCTGCTGACGCAATTGAAAAATGAACCGGCCATCAATATAGAACTGCTGGAGCTGCTCTACTACTGCATGAGGTTGGGCTTCGAAGGCCGCTACCGCGTCACTGCGGGAGGAGCCGCAGAGCTCAGTGTGCTGTGCGAAGACGTCTACCGCCTGATCCGAGCAGCCCGTGGTGACTTCGAGCGCGAACTATCCCCGCACTGGCGGAGGAACTCAAATAATCCGAAGCCACGCCGCACAATCGTTCCAATCTGGGCCGTCGTAGCGTTTGGGGCAGGATTACTCCTCTCGATCTATACCGGACTCCTGCATGCATTAAATGCCCGCGCCGACGCTGTCTTCAACGATATCGCGACATTGCCGCCGAACGGCGTTGTCAGATCGGCGAGAATCGCATTGCCACCAAAGGTTGTTATGAGCAGCGACCGACTGCGTAACTTCCTCGAGCCCGAAATCCGCGAAGGGCTTGTCACTGTGTCCGAGGACCCACAGCAGATCGTCGTTATCATTCGCGCCTCCGGGATGTTCGATTCTGCTAGTCCGGAAGTGAAGAAAATGTTCCTGCCGCTTCTTTTACGAATTGGTCGTTCTCTGAACGGTGAGTCGGGATCGGTCCTCCTGACCGGGCACACCGACGCCATTCCGGTGCAATCACTCGCCTTCCCTTCAAACGATTCCCTTTCGCTCGCGCGTGCGAGCGCAGCTGCCGAGATTATCAAATCCATGATGGATGACCCAGGCCGCGTGCGAGAAGAGGGCAGAGGGAGCGGAGAACCGGTCGCTTCGAACCACACGCCCGAGGGCCGCGCGCGGAACCGTCGGATTCAAATCATCATCACAAAGACACAATGA
- the tssM gene encoding type VI secretion system membrane subunit TssM: MQSIKKALRWQWLRVGGAAIVCALIFTLGPHISVGGFAPLDSLRSQIAASMLIPVGYTVIYLIQSQLYKVQAYFEDLVQSRVSGALDAGGAEQKKGDPRPSDRSVGQASTLAERELEAIRHRFRETLTTLKGRRYAGGISRRWLYQRPWYVMIGPPNSGKTTAIVNSGLSFPMAARSGLRAAGGLAGTENCDWWITDDAVFVDTAGRYTIQEGDADRDKAVWRGLLHMLRRSRPRQPLNGVLVTIAISELNSTSEEVLADRARCIRERLLEVYRELRLQLPIYVLFTKSDLLAGFVEFFDDLGREGREAVWGFTYAQEASEDEGDPMAFAAAYDALVGRLNERLLERMQHESNLQRRALMFGFPQQVASLKHLTQQFLKEAFGGNSFQEPLMLRGVYFLSGTQIGMPFDRVANARSQTFEIAQPPCTALRGPGRNYFISRLLREVVFAEAGLVDANHRFDRRQRRIRYGAYTMIAAVIVTASVLWTFSYIRNVQLIESVRLMAGSYARGAEKLKLDRVESGDLRPILPLLQRLRDANGDSAGGRLSSSGLDQSKKIKVQTLAAYRRAVNTILLPRLMFRLETLLVERHDDDQFVYQALKVYLMLGQQGPLQRAVVKNWMAADWRVMFPAEADAGLRSALADHLDALMEGPLPHSELNGELIERSRAKLQTVSMARRVLDIIATSPEASRAPTWRLADHAGPLAQGVLARKSGQPLSEGVPGIYTRAGFYGTFLRLLPQVADAVAAEGWVLDSQVVAPIAAGDVSQKLRRSAADLYAQEFALHWDQLIGDMSIRPSGGIDDALRTLNTLSAPTSPMRLFLFAAAQELKLKQPPAPEDGLTKGDSVPQGEVLPSELEALFRSQPAADTPEAHVQLYMGDHFRWLHQLVEVPSNSQAGAQAPIDSALRDLGELYRSLSQAQGLAGSNILEHNGQAGVAIQQIEAGAADLPEPIRQWILGLSRHSSDLTVSGMRRGLASGWAGGPGDLCRRATEGRYPFASGSRRDIPLSDFARLFGRKAEIDTFFAENLSPFVDKSKGSWQFRPTSGFDFPIGRNTLAQFQRAATIRDTMFDDAGQVSVGFLLTVAETDPLTDQVVVDIDGQRLEHRQGTAAAAMHFHWPTAGGVGGASVAFIGFQGATLSKSGHWALFRLLNEADKQPLGGGDLIQVRLVSGRHWAVFNLQPDSVMSPLSRNLLSEFRCPDFL; the protein is encoded by the coding sequence ATGCAGTCAATCAAGAAAGCGCTTAGGTGGCAATGGCTCCGTGTCGGCGGGGCGGCGATCGTATGTGCCTTAATCTTCACGCTCGGACCGCATATCTCGGTCGGAGGATTTGCGCCGCTTGACAGCCTTCGCAGCCAGATCGCGGCATCGATGCTGATTCCGGTCGGATACACCGTGATCTACTTGATCCAGTCCCAGCTTTACAAGGTTCAGGCCTATTTTGAAGACCTCGTCCAATCACGAGTGTCGGGAGCGCTGGACGCGGGTGGGGCCGAGCAGAAGAAGGGAGACCCAAGGCCTTCCGACCGAAGTGTGGGGCAAGCCAGCACGCTTGCTGAAAGAGAGCTGGAGGCGATTCGTCATCGTTTCCGCGAGACCCTTACCACACTCAAGGGGCGCCGCTACGCAGGAGGTATCAGCAGGCGGTGGCTCTATCAGCGGCCCTGGTATGTGATGATCGGTCCGCCCAACTCGGGGAAGACCACAGCAATAGTCAATTCCGGGCTCAGCTTTCCGATGGCGGCGAGGTCCGGTCTGAGAGCCGCCGGTGGGTTAGCGGGTACGGAAAACTGCGACTGGTGGATCACCGATGACGCGGTGTTCGTCGACACTGCTGGGCGCTACACGATACAGGAGGGTGATGCAGACCGGGACAAAGCGGTTTGGCGTGGCTTGCTTCATATGCTCAGACGCTCCCGGCCACGGCAGCCGCTGAACGGTGTCTTAGTCACGATCGCAATCAGCGAGCTGAATTCTACATCCGAGGAAGTGCTCGCCGATCGCGCGCGCTGTATCCGTGAGCGGCTCCTCGAAGTGTACAGGGAGCTTCGCCTGCAACTGCCGATTTATGTGCTTTTCACTAAGAGCGATCTGCTGGCGGGATTTGTTGAATTCTTCGACGATCTGGGTCGCGAGGGGCGGGAGGCGGTGTGGGGGTTCACCTATGCGCAAGAGGCGTCGGAGGACGAAGGCGATCCGATGGCGTTTGCCGCAGCATACGATGCGCTTGTTGGCCGCCTAAACGAAAGGCTGCTTGAACGAATGCAGCACGAAAGCAACCTCCAGCGTCGCGCGCTCATGTTCGGCTTCCCACAGCAGGTCGCTAGCCTCAAGCACCTGACGCAACAGTTCTTGAAGGAAGCCTTTGGCGGGAATTCGTTCCAGGAACCGCTTATGCTCCGCGGCGTCTACTTCTTAAGCGGCACGCAAATTGGCATGCCCTTCGATCGAGTTGCGAACGCCAGATCTCAGACCTTCGAGATCGCTCAGCCGCCCTGTACAGCGCTTCGTGGCCCGGGCCGTAATTATTTCATCAGCCGGCTGCTGCGCGAAGTCGTTTTCGCCGAAGCTGGGCTCGTCGATGCCAATCACCGCTTCGATCGGCGCCAGCGGCGGATCCGGTATGGCGCCTACACGATGATAGCGGCGGTCATTGTTACCGCCAGCGTCTTATGGACGTTCAGCTATATTCGGAATGTTCAGCTGATCGAGAGCGTTCGCCTAATGGCTGGCAGCTATGCTAGAGGGGCCGAAAAGCTGAAGCTCGACCGGGTTGAGAGTGGCGATCTTCGACCCATCCTGCCACTGCTTCAGCGGCTGCGTGATGCCAACGGCGACAGCGCGGGCGGCCGCCTATCAAGTTCGGGTCTCGACCAGAGTAAGAAAATCAAGGTTCAGACGCTCGCGGCGTACCGCCGCGCCGTGAACACCATCCTGCTGCCGCGGCTGATGTTCCGGTTGGAAACCTTATTGGTCGAGCGGCACGACGATGATCAGTTCGTCTACCAGGCGTTAAAGGTTTACCTGATGCTGGGTCAGCAGGGTCCGCTCCAGCGCGCGGTCGTCAAAAACTGGATGGCTGCCGACTGGCGAGTGATGTTTCCGGCCGAAGCCGATGCCGGCCTGCGCAGCGCGCTCGCTGATCACCTGGATGCACTCATGGAAGGGCCGCTGCCCCATAGTGAGCTTAATGGCGAACTGATCGAGAGGAGCCGCGCGAAGCTCCAGACCGTCTCGATGGCGCGCCGCGTCCTCGACATCATCGCGACCAGTCCCGAAGCCTCGCGGGCGCCAACCTGGCGTCTGGCCGACCATGCCGGGCCGCTGGCGCAGGGCGTCTTGGCTCGCAAATCGGGACAGCCGCTCAGCGAGGGGGTTCCTGGCATCTACACGAGGGCGGGGTTTTACGGAACCTTCCTGCGATTGCTGCCGCAAGTGGCTGACGCTGTCGCTGCAGAAGGCTGGGTTCTCGACTCACAGGTAGTCGCGCCGATTGCAGCCGGTGATGTGAGCCAGAAGCTGCGGCGTTCGGCGGCGGATCTCTACGCTCAGGAGTTCGCGTTGCACTGGGACCAGCTCATTGGCGATATGTCCATCCGCCCGTCTGGGGGTATCGATGACGCGCTGCGCACCTTGAACACGCTGTCCGCGCCGACGTCACCAATGCGCCTGTTCCTTTTCGCGGCGGCGCAGGAGCTAAAGCTCAAGCAACCACCGGCTCCCGAGGACGGCTTGACTAAAGGTGACAGTGTCCCCCAGGGCGAGGTGTTGCCAAGCGAGCTCGAGGCACTCTTCCGGTCTCAACCGGCCGCGGACACGCCTGAAGCTCACGTCCAGCTCTATATGGGCGATCATTTCCGGTGGCTGCACCAGCTGGTCGAAGTGCCGTCGAACAGCCAAGCGGGCGCGCAGGCGCCGATCGACAGTGCTCTCCGGGATCTCGGCGAACTGTATCGCTCCCTCAGCCAGGCGCAGGGGCTGGCGGGTTCGAACATCTTGGAACACAACGGGCAGGCGGGCGTCGCCATCCAACAGATCGAGGCGGGGGCGGCCGATCTGCCCGAACCCATCCGGCAATGGATCCTCGGCCTCAGCCGCCACAGCTCGGACCTAACCGTCAGCGGCATGAGGCGCGGGTTGGCGAGCGGTTGGGCGGGCGGCCCCGGCGATTTGTGCCGACGGGCTACCGAAGGACGGTATCCCTTCGCGAGCGGATCCCGCCGGGATATCCCTTTGAGCGATTTCGCCCGGCTGTTCGGCCGCAAGGCGGAGATCGACACTTTCTTCGCCGAGAACCTTTCCCCATTCGTCGACAAATCCAAAGGTTCGTGGCAGTTTCGGCCAACGAGCGGTTTCGATTTCCCTATCGGCCGCAATACCTTGGCCCAGTTCCAACGGGCAGCCACGATCCGCGACACCATGTTCGATGATGCCGGCCAGGTGTCAGTTGGATTCCTGCTCACCGTCGCCGAGACCGATCCGTTGACAGACCAGGTGGTGGTAGACATCGACGGCCAGCGCCTCGAACATCGACAAGGAACGGCCGCCGCGGCCATGCATTTCCATTGGCCTACGGCCGGCGGCGTCGGCGGCGCTTCCGTCGCTTTCATCGGTTTTCAAGGCGCCACCCTCTCCAAGAGCGGCCATTGGGCGCTGTTTCGCCTCTTAAATGAGGCGGATAAGCAGCCATTGGGAGGAGGGGACCTTATTCAGGTACGACTGGTGTCCGGTCGCCATTGGGCGGTTTTTAACCTCCAGCCTGACAGCGTGATGAGCCCGTTGTCCCGCAATCTGCTGTCAGAATTCCGATGTCCAGATTTCTTATGA
- a CDS encoding LysR substrate-binding domain-containing protein — protein MNFMKRNVEKEVTDQLAYRRKMLQDWRGERLTGHQINLASIDLNLLVALEALLEYRNVTHAGQHIGRSQPAMSRALGRLRGLFNDDLLVRSSTGLIPTPQGEHLAQRLPSALRTIREMVTSRSVISKEWGRGATLAIPDHQALAVLPRLLPWLRERAPHLDTLACLPFDRAVRGLEQGDIDLAVGHIDVQLPGYFRRSLYTDRFACLLRHDHPALAQEWTIDNFATLRHAAISTDSPDHFGPIYDHLPNLREDRSPILFSSVLTAAVVASGTDLVLLVPRRVATQVSAMLPLRVVDPPLEPAPYKVMLIWHERCHHDPQHKWLRKEVAAALETGAD, from the coding sequence ATGAACTTCATGAAACGCAATGTAGAAAAAGAGGTGACGGATCAACTCGCTTATAGGCGAAAGATGTTGCAAGATTGGAGAGGAGAGCGCCTCACTGGACACCAGATAAACCTAGCATCAATAGACCTCAACCTCCTGGTGGCGCTCGAGGCTCTGCTCGAATACCGGAACGTGACGCACGCGGGCCAGCACATCGGGCGGAGTCAACCGGCGATGAGCCGGGCACTGGGAAGGCTGCGCGGCTTGTTCAATGATGATCTCCTGGTGCGGTCTTCAACGGGTTTGATCCCAACGCCGCAAGGCGAACATTTGGCTCAAAGGTTGCCGTCGGCACTGCGTACGATCCGAGAGATGGTGACAAGCCGCAGCGTAATCTCAAAAGAATGGGGGAGGGGGGCAACGCTGGCGATCCCCGATCATCAAGCTTTGGCTGTACTACCGCGCCTCCTGCCGTGGTTACGCGAGCGTGCCCCTCATCTCGACACACTCGCCTGTTTGCCGTTTGATCGTGCCGTGCGGGGGCTTGAGCAAGGTGATATTGATTTGGCCGTTGGGCATATTGACGTGCAACTGCCTGGCTATTTTCGGCGCAGTCTCTATACAGACCGCTTCGCGTGTTTGTTGCGCCACGACCATCCCGCGCTGGCGCAGGAATGGACGATCGACAACTTCGCGACCTTGCGTCACGCTGCCATCAGTACGGACTCCCCCGACCATTTCGGCCCGATCTACGACCACTTGCCCAACTTGCGAGAGGATCGTAGTCCCATACTTTTTTCCAGCGTTCTCACGGCAGCGGTGGTGGCTTCGGGGACGGATTTGGTATTGCTCGTCCCGCGCCGCGTTGCGACCCAAGTTTCCGCGATGCTGCCGCTTAGGGTTGTTGATCCACCCCTCGAGCCGGCACCGTACAAGGTCATGCTCATCTGGCACGAGCGGTGCCATCACGACCCGCAGCATAAATGGCTGCGCAAGGAGGTCGCCGCAGCGTTGGAGACGGGAGCAGACTGA
- a CDS encoding IS1182 family transposase: MMVGDDLFEGLPVHGARRSAQVGRGAARMREPVRDQVELRAVDIDSLIGQDHAVRVIWSYVEGLDLSTLEDRIKAREHRPGHPPISPRLLLALWLYASSDGVGSARALERQCGSHDVYRWLCGGVSVNYHTLSDFRVGCADLLDRLLAEHLAALAGAGLVTLDCLAQDGVRVRASAGAASFGRKATLDRHLSIAEAVVDQLKHEVDARSDASTRRIEAARERAARERGERLRAAQVALDEIERHRQAREEKRGNGKKPKEPRASSTDAQARVMKMADGGFRPGYNVQVASTAGEQFVVGLEVTNAGSDRGLMRPMLERLRALSGHLPRRYLADGGFGSAEDIEWAHGEGVEVFCPPTQSKHGTDPFLPRRGDGPGVSAWRARMASETGKAQYKPRSICECIHARWRNWNLRQLTVRGIEKVQAVVLCYALTNNILQGHRLANG, from the coding sequence ATGATGGTGGGCGACGACCTGTTCGAAGGATTGCCGGTGCATGGAGCGCGGCGAAGTGCTCAGGTGGGGCGCGGGGCGGCGCGCATGCGTGAGCCGGTGCGCGATCAGGTCGAGTTGCGTGCCGTCGATATCGACAGCTTGATCGGCCAGGATCACGCGGTGCGGGTCATTTGGAGCTATGTCGAGGGGCTGGATCTGAGCACGCTCGAAGATCGGATCAAAGCGCGTGAGCACCGGCCAGGCCATCCACCGATTTCGCCACGGCTTTTGCTGGCGCTGTGGCTCTATGCCAGCAGCGACGGCGTCGGCAGCGCGCGGGCGCTGGAACGGCAGTGCGGGAGCCACGACGTCTATCGCTGGCTGTGCGGCGGTGTCTCGGTGAACTATCACACACTGTCGGATTTTCGGGTTGGTTGCGCCGATTTGCTCGACCGGCTGCTTGCCGAGCATCTGGCGGCGCTTGCCGGTGCCGGCCTCGTCACTCTCGATTGTCTGGCGCAGGATGGCGTGCGGGTCCGGGCAAGCGCGGGTGCGGCCTCGTTCGGCCGCAAAGCGACGCTTGATCGGCATCTTTCCATTGCCGAGGCGGTTGTGGATCAGCTCAAGCACGAGGTCGATGCGCGTTCGGATGCCAGCACTCGGCGCATCGAGGCGGCCAGGGAGCGGGCGGCGCGCGAGCGCGGCGAGCGGCTCAGAGCAGCCCAGGTCGCTCTTGACGAGATCGAGCGCCATCGCCAGGCGCGCGAAGAAAAGCGCGGCAATGGCAAAAAGCCGAAGGAGCCGCGCGCCTCCAGCACGGATGCACAGGCGCGGGTGATGAAGATGGCCGACGGCGGCTTCCGCCCGGGTTATAATGTGCAGGTTGCGAGCACGGCCGGTGAGCAGTTCGTGGTCGGGCTCGAGGTGACCAATGCCGGCTCCGATCGCGGCCTCATGCGGCCGATGCTGGAGCGGTTGCGCGCGCTAAGCGGCCATCTGCCGCGGCGCTATCTCGCCGATGGCGGCTTTGGCAGCGCTGAAGATATCGAGTGGGCGCACGGCGAAGGGGTTGAGGTCTTTTGTCCGCCCACTCAGTCCAAGCACGGAACCGATCCCTTCTTGCCGCGGCGCGGCGACGGTCCGGGTGTGTCGGCCTGGCGAGCCCGCATGGCAAGCGAGACCGGCAAGGCTCAGTACAAACCCCGCTCGATCTGCGAATGCATCCATGCCCGCTGGCGCAACTGGAATCTGCGACAATTGACGGTGCGCGGCATCGAAAAGGTCCAGGCCGTCGTGCTCTGCTACGCACTCACCAACAATATCTTGCAAGGCCATCGGCTCGCCAACGGCTAA
- a CDS encoding Ulp1 family isopeptidase: MSGARHSIDVSRAGSSSLRFGGSGSKTSSNMAEAGEVAAAPQGKRRGFTSRMASGFKKAFGLSSGKTSSRSSGQQDVDAATETHVVSTKVRVDYAKRGRPADRDMHPDDESRINQFAEAVRNYEILPDGSIGRGDGRVPEGTLRNNLKILTRFARWLRAENRDSMASRFLNDPDSLAVDIADFWASGGDGQDRLKSALSHFRRLAPEGQELQAVGPGPRLMGRQIHDPYPDDALIIDALANEERSKLGSVPNSQKNTSNQRKFSAWLQRTGRESIVSRLTGTDQQQQSLKDDFRAFTSDEGKTGGVGLDRLRQYLGAESQLKQHHPYPDDALIIDALANEELSKLGSASTSKRQVARNVASNQRKFSDWLQTRGRESIASRLNGSDQQQWSLKKDYQDFTEDMGKHTISFKRLRQYQQVVEANAASGLSPEPASGREPAGLDGRSDSRAEFRSTSPLQQVDPSIEGRSGLSLDHTEWLGDQHIQTDYELLMQDLQRNDPDLAARTRLIDPLIAHYHLRLGDESTALSAFQRIVNDQNGRDTADFLFLPVSDASASDPDHRGTHWSLLLVDRRNREGPAAYHYDSFRGQNNEFAAMLAQRLGTRLEPVRMTQQRNDYDCGVFVVDGTRALVRRLARRDRPAVLHLDNLVADREQLQRRLSTAPNGDRAGAAAAGPESSTQIADPAEFWHGVAQPGQLPDSWNTATFRQDLPLAAYSPVQSVNPPDAPWEQSLGASIFGTPQYTLPVDDLGGFVPPSWQHGNQPVPDDLLPAMYLFDLLPSADKPTNFSIHGVPYTATLGPSGMQSDIYLFLQ; this comes from the coding sequence TTGAGCGGCGCCCGCCACAGCATAGACGTCTCTCGGGCGGGCTCCAGCAGCTTGCGATTCGGCGGCTCGGGGAGCAAGACATCGAGCAATATGGCGGAGGCGGGCGAAGTCGCCGCGGCGCCGCAGGGCAAACGCCGCGGATTTACGTCGCGCATGGCGTCAGGGTTCAAGAAGGCGTTCGGATTGAGCAGCGGCAAGACGTCGTCGCGGAGTTCGGGGCAGCAAGACGTCGATGCCGCAACGGAGACTCACGTGGTCTCAACCAAGGTTCGCGTCGATTACGCCAAGCGTGGTCGCCCCGCCGACCGGGACATGCATCCCGATGACGAGTCCCGCATCAACCAGTTCGCGGAAGCAGTCCGAAACTACGAAATTCTACCCGACGGTAGCATCGGCCGAGGGGACGGAAGGGTTCCCGAGGGTACCCTCAGGAACAATTTAAAGATTCTTACGAGGTTCGCTCGTTGGCTCCGAGCAGAAAACAGAGATTCGATGGCTTCTCGGTTTTTAAACGATCCAGATTCACTAGCCGTTGATATCGCGGATTTTTGGGCAAGCGGTGGGGATGGTCAGGACCGTCTTAAGTCAGCACTGTCTCATTTCAGGAGGCTCGCGCCTGAGGGGCAAGAACTCCAAGCCGTTGGACCTGGGCCGCGCCTGATGGGGCGCCAGATACATGATCCTTATCCCGACGACGCCCTCATTATTGATGCCTTGGCCAACGAAGAGCGGAGCAAGCTCGGATCAGTCCCGAATTCTCAGAAAAATACCAGTAACCAACGAAAGTTTAGCGCTTGGCTCCAAAGGACGGGCAGGGAGAGCATAGTCAGCCGACTCACGGGTACTGATCAGCAGCAACAGTCGTTAAAGGACGATTTTAGGGCCTTTACCAGCGATGAAGGAAAAACGGGCGGCGTGGGTCTCGATCGGCTGCGGCAGTATCTAGGCGCCGAGTCGCAGTTGAAACAGCATCATCCTTATCCCGACGACGCCCTCATTATTGATGCCTTGGCCAACGAAGAGCTGAGCAAGCTCGGATCGGCCTCGACTTCCAAGAGGCAAGTTGCCCGGAATGTGGCCAGCAATCAACGAAAGTTTAGTGATTGGCTGCAAACCAGGGGTAGGGAGAGCATAGCGAGCCGGCTCAACGGCAGTGATCAGCAGCAATGGTCGTTGAAAAAAGATTACCAAGACTTCACCGAAGACATGGGAAAACACACTATCTCTTTCAAGCGGCTTCGGCAGTACCAGCAAGTCGTTGAGGCGAACGCAGCGTCGGGGTTGTCCCCTGAGCCGGCAAGTGGCCGCGAACCGGCCGGTCTGGACGGCCGTTCGGATTCACGTGCCGAGTTCAGATCAACTTCGCCGCTGCAGCAGGTTGATCCATCGATCGAAGGCCGCAGCGGATTGTCGCTCGACCATACCGAATGGCTGGGCGACCAGCATATCCAGACGGATTATGAGCTGCTAATGCAGGACTTGCAGCGAAACGATCCGGATCTCGCCGCCAGGACGCGGCTTATCGATCCCCTTATAGCCCATTATCATCTGCGCCTGGGCGATGAGAGCACCGCGCTGAGCGCTTTCCAGCGCATCGTTAATGATCAGAATGGAAGAGATACAGCCGACTTCCTGTTCCTTCCAGTGAGCGATGCCAGTGCTTCGGATCCTGATCACCGCGGCACCCATTGGTCGCTGCTACTCGTTGACCGTCGCAACCGCGAGGGGCCGGCTGCCTATCACTATGACTCCTTCCGGGGCCAGAACAACGAGTTTGCAGCAATGCTCGCACAAAGGTTGGGTACCCGTCTGGAGCCCGTCCGCATGACCCAACAGCGCAACGACTATGATTGCGGAGTCTTCGTGGTTGACGGCACGCGGGCGCTCGTTAGACGACTGGCACGAAGAGACCGGCCAGCCGTGCTGCACCTCGACAACCTCGTCGCCGATCGGGAGCAACTCCAACGACGTCTGAGCACCGCGCCCAACGGTGATCGAGCGGGGGCTGCGGCGGCTGGACCGGAGTCCTCCACACAGATCGCCGATCCCGCAGAGTTTTGGCATGGAGTGGCTCAACCAGGCCAGCTTCCCGATAGCTGGAATACAGCAACCTTCCGGCAGGATTTGCCGTTAGCCGCCTATTCACCGGTGCAAAGCGTCAATCCGCCAGACGCACCATGGGAGCAAAGCTTGGGGGCATCGATCTTCGGCACCCCA